One Vicia villosa cultivar HV-30 ecotype Madison, WI linkage group LG5, Vvil1.0, whole genome shotgun sequence genomic window, TATTCTTGCTCATTAAAGATTATCTCATTCCTCATCCACCACAAGGCCCACACTGCTGCCAACCAAACCAGAAGCCTCTTCCTTTTGCTCACCAACCCTTTAATGCTTTCCTCAAAATAGAACATATGTTCGACCACATCATCAGCATTTCCCACTTCAATCCCCAACCAACTTGCTATTTTCTGCCACACATTCCTAGCCTCACAGCATCCCACAAACAAGTGATTCAAAGATTCGATGTCATTGAAGCAGAACACGCAAACCATATCACTCTCCTCCGTAATTATGCCACGCGCAGCTAATTGTTCCCTCGACGGGAGTCTATTTCGCAGCGCCCTCCATCCGAAAACATGGATTTTTGACGGAACAAACGTTTCCCAAATTAAATTCATCGCTGCCATGTCAAGC contains:
- the LOC131605314 gene encoding uncharacterized protein LOC131605314, which produces MRHKDELFTLALQHDPYIEGLEEFIVHPKDINDLIVGYKWLDLGLIQDCGTEGDGVYTVASSYEACVKVLVESSDLQLDMAAMNLIWETFVPSKIHVFGWRALRNRLPSREQLAARGIITEESDMVCVFCFNDIESLNHLFVGCCEARNVWQKIASWLGIEVGNADDVVEHMFYFEESIKGLVSKRKRLLVWLAAVWALWWMRNEIIFNEQEYHEDEVVHKTISLAWLWNMIGVKSDTVSNFYLWSYCPVQFLNG